The window TCTGAACCGTGGCGTGAAAGGCTCGGAGCCGGATTTCTACCGAACTCGAGGGTACAAAGTGCAGCCAATTCCTCTGGAATGGTCTCGGGCGAATGGCAGCGGCACGATCCCGGATGTCAGAGATGTGGCGGTAGACTTCCGGTGGCCGGCTGGCCGAGCCTTTGGGGATTTCTCCATCAAGGGGTTCATTGCGCGATACGGAATGCCAGACCAATACTGGGTCCGAGAACGCGGGAAGGGTGATTGGGATTATCTGGTATATGACCGCTCCGAGGGAATTCTCCTGGTATACGTTCCCAAGCCACCTGGAGCGAAATTTGGAGCAGTGGCGATTTGGGATCGGAAAGGCCGATTGCTCGATCTCATCAAGTAGACCCTGATCGCGGGTTGTGTTTGTACCATCAAATATCGCGGTTTACCTACCATATATAGCGGTGGAAGGGACGAGGGGGCGGAGAGGCGGTCAGAAACTGGTTGTTTAGGTCCTTGCCGACGCCTTGAAATCCCTACCAGCTTCGTCGCGAAAAAGCGGTCCATTCTCGCATTTCCAGTTGTCAAAACCGGGGTCTGTGAAATTATCTTCGTTTGTCGTCGTCGCGGTCACCCAGGGGGCTGGACGGATACGACGCGCACCATCGAACAACATCCAACACCTGCTTTCGCATGCCAAAAACTGAAGTTCGCTCAACTGATTACGCCAACGCCCCCATCAACGAAAATCTTTCGAAAGAGGACCGCGTCAAGTTGTTGCGAGAGATGATGCGCATCCGCCGCTTCGAGCAGGTGGCACTCAAGTTTTACAACGCTGGCAAGATGGGAGGCTTCCTGCACCTCTACATCGGCCAGGAGTCCATCGCCGTCGGCACCGTCTCCCTCATGGGCGACAACGACCATGTCATCACCGCCTACCGCGACCACGGTCACGCTCTGGCCGTCGGCATGGGCATGAACGAGTGCATGGCCGAGCTTTATGGCAAGGCCACCGGCTGCTCGAAGGGCAAGGGTGGTTCCATGCACTATTTCGCCCCCGACAAGAACTACTGGGGTGGTCACGGCATCGTCGCCGGTCAGACCCCGCTCGGCCTCGGCCTCGCCTACGGCATCAAGTACAAGGGACTCAAGGGCGCAGCCCTTTGCTTCCTCGGTGACGGCGCGGTCAACCAGGGCGTCGTTTACGAGAGCCTGAACATGGCCTCCCTCTTTGACCTCCCGGTCATTTACGTCATCGAGAACAACAAATACTCGATGGGCACGAGCCTCGAGCGTTCCTCCGTCATCGACAAGTGCCTGGCCCAGCGTGCCGAGGCCTTCAAGGTCGACTGGGCGCTGGCCAACGGCGAAGACGTTTACGAGGTCCGTGCGGTCACCCAGCAGGCTCTCGAGCGTGCATACGAGAAGTCCCGCCCGACGGTCATCGAATTCCAGACCTACCGCTACTACGGCCATTCGGTCGCCGACGCCAAGCACAAGGGCGGTTACCGCAAGGAAGAAGAGATTGAGCGTTACAAGAAGCAGCACGACCCGATCGTGATCTTCAAAAACCGTCTCCTCGCCGAGAAGGCCATCACAGAGGAGCAGTTCGAGGCGATCGAAGCCGAGGTCAAGGCCGAAGCCGACGAGTCCGCCCGCTTCGCCGAGGAGAGCCCGTACCCGACGGTGGAATCCATTTACGACGACGTGTACTTCGAGGTCGACCGCCAGACAGAGGCGGGCCGCACGGGTCGTTTCTTCTTCAACAACTAAGGTCCCCTCGGTACCGACTGATCAACCGACTTACTGCGCATCACGTATGGCACTGATTGAATATCGCGACGCCCTGAACCAAGCCTTCGCCGAGGAGATCGAGCGAGATCCCAATGTCGTCCTCATCGGCGAGGAGGTCGCCCAGTACGACGGGGCCTACAAGGTCACCCGTGGACTCTGGAAAAAATATGGCGACAAGCGCGTGATGGATACTCCCATCAGCGAGGCCGCCTTCATCGGCATGGGCGTGGGAGCTTCCATGCTCGGCCTGCGTCCCGTGATCGAGCTCATGTTCTGGAGCTTCGCCACGGTCGCCTACGACCAGATCATCAACAACGCCGGCCAGATCCGCTACATGAGCGGCGGCCTGATCAACTGCCCGATCGTCATTCGCGGTCCGGCCAACGGCGGCACCAACGTCGGCGCCACCCACTCGCACACTCCGGAGAACTGGCTCGGCGCCATTCCGGGCCTGAAGGTGGTTTCC of the Terrimicrobium sacchariphilum genome contains:
- the pdhA gene encoding pyruvate dehydrogenase (acetyl-transferring) E1 component subunit alpha, with protein sequence MPKTEVRSTDYANAPINENLSKEDRVKLLREMMRIRRFEQVALKFYNAGKMGGFLHLYIGQESIAVGTVSLMGDNDHVITAYRDHGHALAVGMGMNECMAELYGKATGCSKGKGGSMHYFAPDKNYWGGHGIVAGQTPLGLGLAYGIKYKGLKGAALCFLGDGAVNQGVVYESLNMASLFDLPVIYVIENNKYSMGTSLERSSVIDKCLAQRAEAFKVDWALANGEDVYEVRAVTQQALERAYEKSRPTVIEFQTYRYYGHSVADAKHKGGYRKEEEIERYKKQHDPIVIFKNRLLAEKAITEEQFEAIEAEVKAEADESARFAEESPYPTVESIYDDVYFEVDRQTEAGRTGRFFFNN